The genomic segment GTCGTGGGCATCGCGAAGGCCGCGTCGGCGCCCTACGCGGATCCGGACGATGCGAACGGAAAACTCCATGCCATCGACGTCGTACCTGTAAAGAAGCTGAAATCGCCTGTGACGCTTGCCGCGGTGAAAGCGGACAAAGCATTCAGCTCATTTCCGCTGGTCCGGATGTCACGCCTGTCCGTGATGCCCGTCACCGATGATGAATGGAACCGCATCGAAAAGATGGCTGCTGAGGGTCCAGTGGAAGGGCGTTAGGGCTTTCCAGACGGCGGCTGC from the Terriglobia bacterium genome contains:
- a CDS encoding EVE domain-containing protein, producing MNWLMKEEPDHYSFDDLVRDGKTAWTGVRNPLAQKHLRSMNKGDRIFYYHTGSVKAVVGIAKAASAPYADPDDANGKLHAIDVVPVKKLKSPVTLAAVKADKAFSSFPLVRMSRLSVMPVTDDEWNRIEKMAAEGPVEGR